From the genome of Ralstonia pickettii, one region includes:
- the bktB gene encoding beta-ketothiolase BktB yields the protein MAREVVVVSGVRTAIGTFGGSLKDVAPCELGALVVREALARAGVKGEEVGHVVFGHVINTEPRDMYLSRVAAVNGGVSAETPAFNVNRLCGSGLQAVVSAAQTVLLGDADVAIAGGAESMSRAPYLAPAARWGSRMGDAKMVDMMLGALHDPFHTIHMGVTAENVAREFGISREQQDQTALESHQRASRAIQAGYFKDQIVPVTIKSRKGDIQFDTDEHVRHDATIEDMTKLKPVFAKENGTVTAGNASGLNDAGAALVLMERSVAEKRGLKPLARLVSYGHAGVDPKIMGIGPVPATRKALERAGLSVKDLDVIEANEAFAAQACAVTKELGLDPAKVNPNGSGISLGHPIGATGALITVKALHELQRIGGRYALVTMCIGGGQGIAAVFERI from the coding sequence ATGGCACGTGAAGTGGTGGTGGTCAGCGGCGTTCGTACCGCAATCGGGACGTTTGGCGGCAGCCTGAAGGATGTGGCGCCGTGCGAACTGGGCGCGCTCGTTGTGCGCGAGGCGCTGGCCCGCGCCGGTGTGAAGGGCGAGGAAGTCGGCCACGTGGTGTTTGGCCACGTGATCAACACCGAGCCGCGCGACATGTATCTCTCGCGCGTGGCCGCCGTCAACGGCGGGGTGTCGGCTGAAACGCCTGCATTCAACGTCAACCGGCTATGCGGCTCGGGCCTGCAGGCCGTGGTGAGCGCCGCGCAAACCGTGCTGTTGGGCGACGCCGATGTCGCCATCGCTGGCGGTGCAGAAAGCATGAGCCGCGCGCCGTACCTCGCGCCTGCCGCCCGTTGGGGTTCGCGCATGGGCGACGCCAAGATGGTCGACATGATGCTCGGCGCGCTGCACGACCCGTTCCACACGATCCACATGGGCGTGACCGCGGAAAACGTCGCCCGTGAATTCGGCATTAGCCGCGAGCAGCAAGACCAGACCGCGCTGGAATCGCATCAGCGCGCATCGCGCGCCATCCAGGCCGGCTACTTCAAGGACCAGATCGTTCCTGTGACCATCAAGTCGCGCAAGGGCGATATCCAGTTCGATACCGATGAGCACGTCCGTCACGACGCGACCATCGAGGACATGACCAAGCTCAAGCCGGTCTTCGCGAAAGAAAACGGTACGGTTACAGCGGGCAACGCTTCAGGTCTCAACGATGCAGGCGCGGCGCTGGTGTTGATGGAGCGCTCGGTGGCCGAGAAGCGCGGGCTCAAGCCTCTGGCCCGGCTGGTCTCGTATGGCCATGCTGGCGTGGACCCGAAGATCATGGGCATCGGCCCGGTGCCGGCCACGCGCAAGGCGCTGGAGCGCGCGGGCCTGTCGGTCAAGGATCTGGATGTGATCGAAGCCAACGAGGCATTTGCTGCCCAGGCTTGCGCGGTGACGAAGGAACTCGGCCTGGATCCGGCCAAGGTCAATCCGAACGGTTCCGGCATCTCGCTCGGCCACCCGATCGGCGCAACGGGTGCCCTGATCACGGTCAAGGCGCTGCACGAACTGCAGCGCATCGGTGGTCGCTACGCGCTGGTGACCATGTGTATTGGTGGAGGACAGGGCATTGCGGCGGTGTTCGAACGCATCTGA
- the rimO gene encoding 30S ribosomal protein S12 methylthiotransferase RimO → MSDVSTQSPKVGFVSLGCPKALVDSEQIITQLRAEGYEISGTYGGADLVVVNTCGFIDEAVQESLDAIGEALAENGKVIVTGCLGAKKDAAGQDIITSVHPKVLAVTGPHALGEVMEAVHTHLPKPHDPFIDLVPPQGIKLTPKHYAYLKISEGCNHRCSFCIIPSMRGDLVSRPVAEVMLEAENLLKAGVKELLVISQDTSAYGVDVKFRMGFWNGRPLKTRMTELVGALGELAAQYGAWVRLHYVYPYPSVDEVMPLMAEGKVLPYLDVPLQHAHPDVLKRMKRPANAEKTLDRIRAWREVCPELTIRSTFIAGFPGETEEEFQTLLDFIAEAELDRVGCFAYSPVEGATANDLPGALPDEVREERRARFMEVAERVSARRLQRKVGKSLRVLVDEVNQDGGIGRSSADAPEIDGLVYIAPPSKPYKRYKAGDFVSVKITGADGHDLWGEV, encoded by the coding sequence ATGTCCGACGTCAGTACCCAGAGCCCCAAGGTGGGGTTCGTCAGTCTCGGTTGTCCCAAGGCCTTGGTCGATTCCGAGCAGATCATCACCCAACTGCGTGCGGAGGGGTATGAGATTTCCGGCACGTACGGCGGGGCGGACCTGGTGGTCGTGAACACCTGCGGTTTCATCGACGAGGCCGTGCAGGAAAGCCTGGATGCGATTGGCGAGGCGCTGGCCGAGAACGGCAAGGTGATCGTGACCGGCTGCCTGGGTGCCAAAAAGGACGCTGCCGGCCAGGACATCATCACCAGCGTGCACCCGAAGGTGCTGGCTGTGACCGGGCCGCATGCGCTGGGCGAGGTGATGGAGGCAGTGCACACGCACCTACCCAAGCCGCACGACCCGTTCATTGACCTTGTGCCGCCACAGGGCATCAAGCTGACGCCCAAGCACTACGCGTATCTGAAGATTTCCGAGGGCTGCAACCACCGTTGCAGCTTCTGCATCATCCCGTCGATGCGCGGCGATCTTGTCTCGCGCCCGGTGGCAGAAGTGATGCTGGAGGCCGAAAACCTGCTGAAGGCCGGCGTGAAGGAGCTGCTTGTCATCTCGCAGGACACCAGCGCTTATGGGGTAGACGTCAAATTCCGCATGGGCTTCTGGAACGGTCGCCCGCTGAAGACGCGCATGACCGAGCTGGTGGGTGCGCTGGGTGAACTGGCGGCGCAGTACGGCGCCTGGGTACGCCTGCACTATGTCTACCCGTATCCGAGCGTGGATGAGGTGATGCCGCTGATGGCCGAGGGCAAGGTCCTTCCGTATCTGGACGTGCCGCTGCAACACGCCCACCCCGACGTGCTCAAGCGCATGAAGCGGCCGGCCAACGCCGAAAAAACGTTGGACCGCATCCGCGCCTGGCGCGAGGTGTGCCCGGAGCTGACCATCCGCAGCACGTTCATTGCCGGATTCCCGGGCGAGACGGAAGAGGAGTTCCAAACGCTGCTCGACTTCATTGCCGAGGCCGAGCTGGACCGCGTGGGCTGCTTCGCCTATTCCCCGGTGGAGGGCGCCACCGCCAACGACCTGCCGGGCGCATTGCCCGACGAGGTGCGGGAGGAGCGCCGCGCGCGCTTCATGGAAGTCGCCGAGCGCGTGTCCGCCCGCCGCTTGCAGCGCAAGGTCGGCAAGTCGCTGCGCGTGCTGGTGGATGAGGTCAATCAGGACGGTGGCATCGGCCGTTCGTCGGCGGATGCCCCGGAGATTGACGGCCTCGTCTATATCGCGCCGCCGTCGAAGCCTTACAAGCGCTATAAGGCGGGCGATTTCGTGTCGGTCAAGATTACCGGCGCGGACGGCCACGACCTGTGGGGCGAGGTCTGA
- the argE gene encoding acetylornithine deacetylase, translating to MSTAVTPFSTLDWTTKLVSFDTTSRGSNLALIETVRDYLRGVGLESHLSHNDDANKANLFATIPAADGSVHGGIVLSGHTDVVPVDGQKWDSNPFAPEVRDGKLYGRGTCDMKGFIAASLALVPSLLQARLREPVHLALSYDEEVGCVGAPRMIEDLIARGIKPAGCIVGEPTSMRPIVAHKGINAYRCRVHGRAAHSSLTPQGVNAIEYAARIICFVRDLADEFRAKGPFDEAFDVPFTTASTGLIHGGIALNTIPALCELVFEFRNLPGVDAPAIRARVERYARETIEPAMQREHPDAHIELDEIAAAPSLDASEQAAITQLVRVLTEDNDKRKVAYGTEAGLFQRAGIPAVLCGPGNIEQAHKANEYVELAQLDACDRFLAKVARSLMVETASA from the coding sequence ATGAGCACCGCCGTCACCCCGTTCTCCACCCTCGACTGGACAACCAAGCTCGTCAGTTTCGACACCACCAGCCGCGGCTCCAACCTGGCGCTGATCGAAACCGTGCGCGACTACCTGCGCGGCGTCGGTCTCGAATCGCATCTGTCGCATAACGACGATGCCAACAAGGCCAACCTGTTCGCCACGATTCCGGCAGCGGACGGCAGCGTGCACGGCGGCATCGTGCTGTCGGGCCATACCGATGTGGTGCCGGTGGATGGCCAGAAATGGGACAGCAACCCGTTTGCGCCGGAAGTGCGCGACGGCAAGCTATACGGGCGCGGCACGTGCGATATGAAAGGGTTCATTGCCGCGTCGCTGGCGCTGGTGCCGTCCCTGCTGCAGGCCAGGCTGCGCGAGCCTGTGCACCTTGCGCTGTCATACGACGAGGAAGTCGGCTGCGTAGGCGCGCCGCGCATGATCGAAGATCTGATCGCCCGCGGCATCAAGCCCGCCGGGTGCATTGTGGGCGAGCCCACCTCCATGCGCCCGATCGTCGCGCACAAGGGCATCAACGCCTACCGCTGCCGGGTGCATGGCCGCGCCGCGCATTCGTCGCTCACGCCGCAGGGCGTCAATGCCATCGAATACGCCGCGCGCATCATCTGTTTCGTGCGTGACTTGGCCGATGAATTCCGCGCCAAGGGCCCGTTCGATGAGGCGTTTGACGTGCCGTTCACCACGGCATCGACGGGCCTCATCCACGGCGGCATTGCGCTGAATACGATCCCCGCGCTGTGCGAGCTGGTGTTTGAATTCCGCAACCTGCCAGGCGTGGATGCGCCGGCCATCCGCGCGCGCGTCGAGCGCTATGCGCGCGAAACCATCGAGCCCGCCATGCAGCGGGAGCATCCTGACGCCCACATCGAACTCGACGAGATTGCCGCTGCGCCTTCGCTGGACGCATCGGAGCAAGCCGCCATCACACAGCTGGTGCGTGTGCTGACCGAAGATAACGACAAGCGCAAGGTCGCCTACGGCACGGAAGCCGGCCTGTTCCAGCGCGCCGGCATTCCGGCCGTACTGTGCGGCCCGGGCAACATCGAACAGGCGCACAAGGCCAACGAATACGTCGAGCTCGCCCAGCTCGACGCCTGCGACCGCTTTCTCGCCAAGGTGGCGCGCAGCCTGATGGTCGAAACCGCGTCCGCCTAA
- a CDS encoding cystathionine beta-lyase → MNDDTKLPPMFPATQAVHPELQIPPGFAAFSHATHRASTVVFKNLADMRAFGSGSVVHWRYGLHATPTSDTLCQALAQIEGGSHTLLLPSGLAAISLVYFTLIKSGDDVLIPDNAYGPNRDHGEWMARQFGITVRYYDPMIGAGIADLIRHNTKLVWLEAPGSVTMEVPDCTAIAEVARKAGAITAIDNTWSGGVYYQPFEHGIDISVQALTKYQSGGSDVLMGAAITNDEALHHKLLATRMRMGWGVSADDCYFVLRGLPSLPTRLAAHDAHAREVAEWLADRPEVVRVLHPALPDCPGHENWKRDFTGASGLFSIVLHERYSLAQIDAFIEGLRYFAIGFSWGGAHSLALPYNIPSMRTATAWPPADWENAGGFVRLYIGLEDPRDLIADLKQAMETHLAA, encoded by the coding sequence GTGAACGACGACACCAAGCTCCCGCCGATGTTTCCCGCGACCCAGGCGGTACACCCGGAATTGCAGATCCCGCCGGGCTTTGCAGCGTTCTCGCATGCCACGCATCGTGCGTCGACCGTGGTGTTCAAGAATCTTGCCGATATGCGCGCCTTCGGCAGCGGCAGCGTGGTGCACTGGCGCTATGGCCTGCATGCCACGCCAACTTCCGACACGCTGTGCCAGGCCCTTGCGCAGATCGAGGGCGGTTCGCACACGCTGCTGCTGCCTTCCGGGCTGGCGGCGATTTCGCTGGTGTACTTCACGCTTATCAAATCCGGCGACGACGTGCTGATTCCAGACAACGCCTATGGCCCGAACCGTGACCACGGCGAATGGATGGCGCGCCAGTTCGGCATTACCGTGCGCTATTACGATCCGATGATCGGCGCCGGCATTGCCGACCTGATCCGTCACAACACCAAACTCGTGTGGCTCGAAGCGCCGGGTTCGGTGACGATGGAGGTGCCCGATTGCACGGCCATCGCCGAGGTGGCGCGCAAGGCCGGCGCCATTACGGCAATCGACAACACGTGGAGTGGAGGCGTGTATTACCAGCCTTTCGAGCACGGTATCGACATCTCCGTGCAAGCGCTGACCAAGTACCAATCGGGCGGCAGCGACGTGCTCATGGGTGCCGCCATCACGAATGACGAAGCGCTGCACCACAAGCTGCTGGCCACGCGGATGCGCATGGGCTGGGGCGTTTCGGCGGACGATTGCTATTTCGTGCTACGTGGCCTGCCGAGCCTTCCGACGCGTCTGGCTGCCCACGACGCGCACGCCCGCGAAGTGGCCGAATGGCTGGCGGATCGGCCGGAAGTCGTGCGCGTTCTGCACCCGGCGCTGCCGGATTGTCCGGGCCATGAAAACTGGAAACGCGACTTTACCGGCGCGAGCGGGTTGTTCTCGATCGTGCTGCACGAGCGGTATTCGCTGGCGCAGATCGATGCCTTTATCGAAGGCCTGCGTTACTTTGCGATCGGTTTTTCCTGGGGCGGGGCGCACAGCCTGGCGCTGCCGTACAACATCCCGTCGATGCGCACAGCGACCGCCTGGCCGCCGGCTGATTGGGAGAACGCGGGCGGTTTCGTGCGGCTGTATATCGGGCTGGAAGATCCGCGTGATTTGATTGCGGATTTGAAGCAGGCGATGGAAACGCACCTGGCGGCTTGA
- the mfd gene encoding transcription-repair coupling factor produces the protein MSDFSLSALPAVKPGSRFVFSGLQGAADALLLARYLEQHRATVPMLAVVCANAVDAQRLAEELRWFAPQARVKLLPDWETLPYDNFSPHQDLISERLATLHDLQNGACDILLVPASTALQRVAPPSFLAAYTFFFKKGEKLDEAALKAQFTLAGYEHVSAVMRPGEYSVRGGLIDLFPMGSPLPYRLDLFGDEIETIRSFDPDTQRSLYPVNEVRLLPGREFPMDEASRTAFRGRWREVFEGDPTRSPIYKDIGNGVPSAGIEYYLPLFFEETATLFDYLPGATHLAFVGDIEGAVRRFWADTTQRYNFMRHDRERPLLQPSALYLDEEAFFVAAKPHARLVLRAEPGDAPLSLPLPNVAVNRRAEDPLVNLESFLMRSNCRVMICAESAGRRETLAQMLAASGLHPEGVADFADLMSGDAKFVLGVAPLYQGFILGDERVALITETELYAQTVRRAGRRKQEQATAVDSMVRDLAELKIGDPVVHSEHGIGRYQGLVSIDMGNGEEEFLHLDYDKGSKLYVPVHQLHVISRYSGADPETAPLHSLGSGQWEKAKRKAAQQIRDTAAELLNLYARRALRQGFAFPLTPEDYATFAESFGFDETPDQAAAIAAVIADMTSGKPMDRLVCGDVGFGKTEVALRAAFVAVMGGKQVAILAPTTLLAEQHYQTLVDRFADWPVRIAEISRFKNKKEIDTAIEAINAGTIDIVIGTHKLLSPDVKFDRLGLVIIDEEHRFGVRQKEALKTLRAEVDVLTLTATPIPRTLGMALEGLRDFSVIATAPQKRLAIKTFLRREEDGVLREAILRELKRGGQVYFLHNEVETIENKRAKLEELIPEARVVVAHGQMHERELERVMRDFVAQRANILLCTTIIETGIDVPTANTILIHRADKFGLAQLHQLRGRVGRSHHQAYAYLLVHDVDGLTKQAQRRLEAIQQMEELGAGFYLAMHDLEIRGAGEVLGDKQSGEISEIGFQLYTDMLNQAVKSLKAGKEPDLMAPLAATTEINLGTPALLPQDYCGDVQERLSLYKRLANCESSETIDNIQEELIDRFGKLPPQAQSLIETHRLRIAAAPLGIRKIDTGANAVTLQFIPNPPVDAIKIIDLVQKNRQIKLAGQDRLRIENIPAEFAALTQTIRHAMRQLA, from the coding sequence ATGTCCGATTTTTCGCTCTCCGCCCTGCCCGCCGTCAAACCGGGCTCGCGCTTCGTCTTCAGTGGCCTGCAGGGTGCGGCAGATGCCCTGCTGCTGGCGCGTTACCTCGAGCAGCATCGCGCCACCGTGCCGATGCTGGCGGTGGTCTGCGCCAATGCCGTCGATGCCCAGCGCCTGGCGGAGGAGCTACGCTGGTTTGCCCCGCAGGCACGCGTGAAGCTGCTGCCGGACTGGGAAACGCTGCCGTACGACAATTTCTCGCCGCACCAGGATCTGATCTCCGAACGGCTGGCGACGCTGCATGACCTGCAGAACGGTGCGTGCGACATCCTGCTCGTACCGGCTTCCACGGCGCTGCAACGCGTGGCGCCGCCATCGTTCCTGGCTGCCTACACGTTCTTCTTCAAGAAGGGCGAAAAGCTGGACGAGGCTGCGCTGAAAGCGCAATTTACCCTGGCCGGCTACGAGCACGTCAGCGCCGTGATGCGCCCGGGCGAATATTCCGTGCGCGGCGGCCTGATCGACTTGTTCCCGATGGGCTCGCCGCTGCCATACCGGCTTGACCTGTTTGGCGACGAAATTGAGACCATCCGTTCGTTCGACCCGGACACGCAGCGCAGCCTCTACCCGGTGAACGAAGTCCGCCTGCTGCCGGGCCGCGAGTTTCCGATGGACGAGGCGTCGCGCACCGCCTTCCGCGGTCGCTGGCGCGAGGTGTTCGAAGGTGACCCGACGCGCTCGCCAATCTACAAGGACATCGGCAACGGCGTGCCGAGCGCCGGCATCGAGTATTACCTGCCGCTGTTCTTTGAAGAGACCGCGACGCTGTTCGACTACCTGCCGGGCGCCACACACCTTGCCTTCGTCGGCGACATCGAAGGCGCGGTGCGACGCTTCTGGGCCGACACCACGCAGCGCTACAACTTCATGCGACACGACCGCGAGCGGCCGCTGCTGCAGCCGTCGGCGCTGTATCTGGACGAAGAGGCGTTCTTCGTCGCTGCCAAGCCGCACGCGCGTCTGGTGTTGCGCGCAGAGCCCGGCGATGCACCGCTTTCGCTGCCGTTGCCGAACGTTGCCGTCAACCGCCGCGCAGAAGACCCGCTGGTCAATCTCGAGTCTTTCCTGATGCGCAGCAATTGCCGCGTGATGATCTGCGCCGAATCCGCAGGCCGTCGCGAAACGCTTGCGCAAATGCTGGCCGCCAGCGGCCTGCACCCCGAAGGCGTCGCGGACTTCGCCGACCTGATGAGCGGCGATGCCAAGTTCGTGCTCGGCGTGGCTCCGCTTTACCAGGGTTTCATCCTCGGCGACGAACGCGTCGCGCTCATCACCGAGACTGAGCTGTACGCGCAAACCGTGCGTCGCGCAGGTCGCCGCAAGCAGGAACAGGCCACCGCCGTCGATTCGATGGTGCGCGATCTGGCCGAGTTGAAGATCGGCGACCCGGTGGTGCACAGCGAACACGGCATCGGCCGCTACCAGGGCCTCGTGTCGATCGACATGGGCAATGGCGAGGAAGAGTTCCTGCACCTCGACTACGACAAGGGCAGCAAGCTCTACGTGCCGGTGCATCAGTTGCACGTGATCTCGCGCTACTCCGGCGCCGACCCGGAAACCGCACCGCTGCATTCGCTCGGCTCCGGCCAATGGGAAAAGGCCAAGCGCAAGGCGGCGCAGCAGATTCGCGATACGGCCGCCGAGCTTCTGAACCTGTACGCGCGGCGCGCATTGCGCCAGGGGTTCGCGTTCCCGCTCACGCCCGAGGACTACGCCACGTTTGCCGAGAGCTTCGGCTTTGACGAAACGCCAGACCAAGCCGCCGCCATTGCGGCAGTAATCGCCGACATGACGTCGGGCAAGCCGATGGATCGCCTCGTCTGCGGCGACGTCGGTTTCGGCAAGACGGAAGTCGCGCTGCGTGCCGCATTTGTTGCGGTGATGGGCGGCAAACAGGTGGCCATCCTGGCCCCGACCACGCTGCTGGCCGAACAGCATTACCAGACGCTGGTCGACCGCTTTGCAGATTGGCCGGTGCGCATTGCCGAGATTTCGCGTTTCAAGAACAAGAAGGAAATCGACACCGCGATCGAGGCCATCAACGCCGGCACCATCGACATCGTGATCGGCACGCACAAGCTGCTCTCGCCGGACGTGAAGTTCGACCGCCTGGGGCTCGTCATCATCGACGAGGAACACCGCTTTGGAGTGCGCCAGAAAGAAGCGCTCAAGACGCTGCGCGCCGAGGTGGACGTTCTTACGCTCACCGCCACGCCGATCCCACGCACGCTGGGCATGGCGCTGGAAGGCCTGCGCGATTTCTCGGTGATCGCCACCGCGCCGCAAAAGCGGCTGGCCATCAAGACGTTCCTGCGCCGCGAGGAAGACGGCGTGCTGCGCGAGGCCATCCTGCGCGAGTTGAAACGCGGCGGGCAGGTCTACTTCCTGCATAACGAGGTCGAGACCATCGAGAACAAGCGCGCCAAGCTCGAGGAGCTGATCCCGGAAGCGCGCGTGGTGGTCGCCCACGGCCAGATGCACGAGCGCGAGCTGGAGCGCGTGATGCGCGATTTCGTGGCGCAGCGCGCCAATATCCTGCTGTGCACGACGATCATCGAGACCGGTATCGACGTGCCGACCGCCAACACGATCCTGATCCACCGCGCCGACAAATTCGGCCTGGCGCAGTTGCACCAGTTGCGCGGTCGCGTCGGGCGCTCGCACCACCAGGCGTATGCGTACCTGCTCGTGCACGACGTCGACGGCCTCACCAAGCAGGCACAGCGCCGCCTTGAAGCCATTCAGCAGATGGAAGAACTCGGTGCGGGCTTCTACCTGGCGATGCACGATCTGGAAATACGCGGCGCCGGCGAGGTGCTGGGCGACAAGCAATCGGGCGAGATTTCGGAGATCGGCTTCCAGCTCTACACCGACATGCTCAACCAGGCGGTGAAGTCGCTCAAGGCCGGCAAGGAACCCGACCTGATGGCGCCGCTCGCGGCCACGACCGAGATCAACCTTGGCACGCCGGCCCTGCTGCCGCAAGACTATTGCGGCGACGTGCAGGAACGCCTGTCGCTGTACAAGCGTCTGGCCAACTGCGAAAGCAGCGAGACGATCGACAATATCCAGGAGGAGCTGATCGACCGTTTCGGCAAGCTGCCGCCGCAGGCGCAATCGCTCATCGAAACGCACCGGCTACGCATTGCCGCCGCGCCGCTGGGCATCCGCAAGATCGACACCGGCGCGAACGCCGTCACGCTGCAGTTCATCCCGAACCCGCCTGTCGACGCCATCAAGATCATCGATCTCGTGCAGAAGAACCGGCAGATCAAGCTGGCGGGGCAGGATCGCCTGCGCATCGAAAACATTCCGGCCGAATTCGCCGCGCTGACGCAGACCATCCGTCATGCCATGCGGCAATTGGCGTGA
- a CDS encoding PDDEXK nuclease domain-containing protein, whose amino-acid sequence MATRPPAHRKLAPVVRETVDAQDYAALLTEIRARIQAAQYAALRAVNKELVGLYWDIGQLIVARQQTEGWGKAVVQQLATDLQASFPGTGGFSASNLWRMKGFFETYCNAAKLAPLVRDIGWSHNLLILERCKDAQEREFYLRMTRKFGWSKNVLAHQIDNQSYEKSLLGQTNFDQALTPALRAQAKLAVRDEYAFDFLELGAQHSERELERSLITRIEDFLRAMGGMFAFLGSQYRLEVEGDEYFIDLLLFHRRLRSLVAIELKIGKFEPEFVGKMQFYLAALDEQVRQDDENPSIGIILCKEKKRTIVEYALRDARKPIGVATYAITKSLPKELQGQLPSPEAIARLLETL is encoded by the coding sequence ATGGCGACACGCCCGCCTGCCCACAGAAAACTCGCACCGGTGGTGCGAGAAACGGTAGATGCGCAGGATTACGCAGCCCTGCTCACCGAGATCAGGGCGCGCATCCAGGCTGCGCAATATGCTGCCCTACGGGCGGTCAACAAAGAACTGGTGGGCCTGTATTGGGACATCGGCCAACTGATCGTGGCGCGGCAGCAAACCGAGGGTTGGGGTAAAGCGGTCGTGCAGCAGCTCGCCACAGACCTGCAGGCGAGCTTCCCCGGCACGGGCGGCTTTTCCGCATCGAACCTGTGGCGGATGAAGGGCTTCTTCGAGACCTACTGCAACGCCGCAAAACTCGCACCGCTGGTGCGAGACATTGGCTGGAGTCATAACCTGCTCATTCTTGAGCGCTGCAAAGACGCTCAAGAACGCGAGTTCTACTTGCGCATGACCCGCAAATTCGGCTGGTCGAAGAACGTTCTGGCACATCAAATCGATAACCAGAGCTACGAAAAGTCGCTCCTCGGCCAGACCAATTTCGACCAAGCACTGACGCCGGCCCTCCGCGCGCAAGCCAAGTTGGCGGTCAGAGATGAATACGCCTTCGATTTTCTCGAACTCGGCGCCCAGCACAGCGAACGGGAGCTGGAGCGCTCACTCATCACCCGCATCGAAGATTTCCTGCGCGCTATGGGCGGCATGTTCGCCTTCCTGGGCAGCCAATACCGGCTTGAAGTCGAGGGCGACGAGTATTTCATCGATCTGCTTCTATTCCACCGCCGTTTGCGTTCGCTAGTCGCCATCGAACTGAAAATCGGCAAATTCGAGCCCGAGTTCGTCGGCAAGATGCAGTTCTACCTGGCCGCGCTCGACGAACAGGTCCGACAGGACGACGAAAATCCATCCATCGGCATCATTCTGTGCAAGGAAAAGAAGCGCACCATCGTCGAATACGCACTGCGCGACGCAAGGAAACCGATTGGTGTGGCGACCTACGCCATCACCAAGAGCTTGCCGAAGGAGCTGCAAGGTCAATTGCCATCGCCTGAAGCCATTGCGCGCCTGCTTGAAACGCTGTAG
- the serB gene encoding phosphoserine phosphatase SerB — MPVILQSPSPLSTGDIESVRSLFGSATYEMRAPNVAAIEWVHELPSELRVQLDAICAHLKMDYAWIPDEWTFGDFRVLAMDMDSTLITIECIDEIADFCGLKPQVAAITEASMRGEIKDFNESLTRRVELLKGLDASVLERVYAERLQLSLGAEKMLKAVQALGIRTLLVSGGFEFFTSRLQERLGLDRTRANTLEIVDGKLTGRVLGEIVNADVKAQTLKAFCQELGVSPHNAIAMGDGSNDLKMMGVAGLSVAFRAKPIVQAQADVAFNVVGLDGLLNLFPQQ, encoded by the coding sequence ATGCCCGTCATTCTGCAAAGCCCGTCGCCGCTGTCCACCGGCGACATTGAATCCGTCCGCAGCCTGTTCGGCAGCGCCACCTACGAGATGCGTGCCCCCAACGTCGCGGCCATCGAATGGGTGCACGAACTGCCCAGCGAATTACGCGTCCAGCTTGATGCCATCTGCGCCCACCTGAAGATGGACTACGCATGGATTCCCGACGAATGGACGTTTGGTGATTTCCGCGTGCTGGCGATGGACATGGATTCCACGCTGATCACGATCGAGTGCATCGACGAAATCGCAGATTTCTGCGGGCTGAAGCCGCAAGTGGCGGCCATCACCGAAGCGTCGATGCGGGGCGAGATCAAGGATTTCAACGAGAGCCTGACCCGTCGCGTCGAACTGCTCAAGGGCCTGGATGCAAGCGTGCTGGAGCGGGTCTACGCGGAGCGCCTGCAGCTCTCCCTTGGCGCGGAAAAGATGCTCAAGGCCGTGCAGGCACTGGGCATTCGCACGCTGCTGGTGTCGGGCGGCTTCGAATTCTTCACCTCGCGCCTGCAGGAGCGTTTGGGCCTGGACCGCACGCGCGCCAATACACTGGAGATTGTCGACGGCAAGCTGACCGGCCGCGTGCTCGGCGAGATCGTCAACGCGGATGTGAAGGCGCAGACGCTCAAGGCCTTCTGCCAGGAACTGGGCGTGTCGCCGCACAACGCGATTGCCATGGGCGACGGCTCGAACGATCTGAAGATGATGGGCGTGGCGGGCCTGTCGGTCGCGTTCCGCGCCAAGCCCATCGTGCAGGCACAGGCCGACGTGGCGTTCAACGTTGTCGGCCTGGATGGGTTGTTGAATCTGTTTCCGCAGCAATAA